In Perca fluviatilis chromosome 11, GENO_Pfluv_1.0, whole genome shotgun sequence, the following proteins share a genomic window:
- the mmp16b gene encoding matrix metalloproteinase-16 isoform X3, protein MTLVSSSKRKPSDCFYAAAFCLHFLLWISCAVSGEEDHQFSVEGWLQRYGYLPRTEPGMSVLRSAQTMHSAIAAMQRVYGLNVTGTLDEKTKDDITLSWMQKPRCGVPDKFKSASRSRKRRYALTGQKWQRTHITYSIKNVTPKVGARETHDAIRRAFDVWQGVTPLRFEAVPYSALETGRRDVDITIIFASGFHGDSSPFDGEGGFLAHAYFPGPGIGGDTHFDSDEPWTLGNPNHDGNDLFLVAVHELGHALGLEHSNDPTAIMAPFYQYMDTENFKLPHDDLQGIQKIYGPPDRAPQPTRPPPTVPPPRFHPPSDPRKHDRHARPHRPPQGAKPFNPNSIPNICDGGFNTLAILRQELFVFKDQWFWRVRDNSVVPGYPMQINHFWKGLPPKIDAVYENSEGKFVFFKGNRFWVFKDTTLQPSYPQDISLFGSGMPTQSIETAVWWEDVAKTYFFKGDRYWRYNEDMRTMDPGYPKPINIWKGIPDSPQGAFVDKANGFTYFYKGKEYWKFNNQLLRVEPSYPRSILRDFMGCDGLPADPDWDWNPPVAEERHYDNGDVDVVIKLDSTGGTEKAVAIAIPCVLALCMMVLLYTVFQFRRKSTQRHILYCKRSMQEWV, encoded by the exons ATGACCTTAGTATCCTCCAGTAAAAGAAAACCATCGGATTGCTTTTACGCGGCAGCATTCTGCTTGCATTTTTTGCTTTGGATTTCGTGTGCTGTGTCCGGAGAGGAGGATCATCAGTTCAGCGTTGAG GGATGGCTACAGAGGTATGGCTACCTTCCCCGCACAGAACCGGGAATGTCTGTCCTGCGCTCGGCCCAAACCATGCACTCAGCCATCGCTGCCATGCAGCGTGTCTATGGTCTCAATGTCACAGGGACACTGGATGAGAAAACCAAGGA TGATATCACGCTGAG TTGGATGCAAAAGCCTCGCTGTGGAGTTCCGGACAAATTTAAAAGTGCTTCGAGGTCACGGAAGCGGAGATATGCGCTGACAGGACAGAAGTGGCAGCGTACACACATCACCTACAG CATAAAAAATGTCACACCAAAGGTGGGCGCCCGGGAGACTCACGATGCCATCCGGCGGGCGTTTGACGTGTGGCAGGGTGTGACTCCCCTACGCTTTGAGGCCGTTCCATACAGCGCACTGGAGACTGGCAGGCGTGACGTGGACATCACCATCATTTTCGCTTCGGGTTTTCATGGTGACAGCTCACCCTTCGACGGGGAGGGGGGATTCCTCGCCCATGCCTATTTCCCGGGCCCAGGCATAGGAGGGGACACACACTTTGATTCAGATGAGCCCTGGACCCTGGggaacccaaaccatgatg GTAATGACCTGTTCTTGGTTGCGGTGCATGAGCTGGGCCACGCCCTCGGTCTGGAACACTCTAACGACCCCACCGCTATCATGGCTCCTTTCTACCAGTACATGGACACAGAGAACTTCAAACTACCTCATGATGACCTGCAGGGCATCCAGAAAATCTATG gTCCACCAGATAGAGCACCGCAGCCTACTAGGCCCCCACCCACGGTCCCTCCTCCTCGCTTCCACCCTCCTTCAGACCCCCGTAAGCATGACCGCCATGCCAGACCCCATCGCCCTCCACAGGGGGCCAAGCCCTTCAACCCCAACTCCATACCCAACATCTGTGATGGAGGCTTCAACACCCTGGCCATCCTCCGGCAGGAGCTTTTTGTTTTCAAG GACCAGTGGTTTTGGAGGGTACGAGACAACTCAGTAGTCCCTGGCTACCCCATGCAGATTAACCACTTCTGGAAAGGCTTGCCTCCCAAAATCGATGCTGTGTATGAAAATAGCGAAGGGAAGTTTGTCTTTTTCAAAG GAAACCGTTTCTGGGTCTTCAAGGACACAACTCTCCAGCCTTCGTACCCTCAGGACATCTCGCTGTTCGGGAGCGGCATGCCCACTCAGAGTATCGAGACAGCTGTCTGGTGGGAAGATGTCGCAAAAACCTACTTCTTCAAAGGAGACAG GTACTGGAGGTACAATGAGGACATGAGAACCATGGACCCAGGTTATCCCAAACCCATCAACATCTGGAAGGGCATCCCTGACTCTCCACAGGGGGCTTTTGTGGATAAGGCCAACG GCTTTACCTACTTTTACAAGGGAAAGGAGTACTGGAAGTTCAACAACCAGCTGCTTCGTGTGGAGCCTAGCTACCCAAGGTCCATCCTGAGGGATTTCATGGGCTGTGACGGTCTGCCTGCCGACCCCGACTGGGATTGGAACCCCCCGGTGGCGGAGGAACGCCACTACGACAATGGTGACGTGGACGTTGTCATCAAACTGGACAGCACGGGGGGCACAGAGAAAGCAGTGGCCATCGCTATCCCCTGTGTCCTGGCGCTTTGCATGATGGTCCTCCTCTACACCGTTTTCCAGTTCAGGAGGAAGAGCACACAGCGCCACATACTGTACTGCAAGCGCTCCATGCAGGAGTGGGTCTGA
- the mmp16b gene encoding matrix metalloproteinase-16 isoform X4: MTLVSSSKRKPSDCFYAAAFCLHFLLWISCAVSGEEDHQFSVEGWLQRYGYLPRTEPGMSVLRSAQTMHSAIAAMQRVYGLNVTGTLDEKTKDWMQKPRCGVPDKFKSASRSRKRRYALTGQKWQRTHITYSIKNVTPKVGARETHDAIRRAFDVWQGVTPLRFEAVPYSALETGRRDVDITIIFASGFHGDSSPFDGEGGFLAHAYFPGPGIGGDTHFDSDEPWTLGNPNHDGNDLFLVAVHELGHALGLEHSNDPTAIMAPFYQYMDTENFKLPHDDLQGIQKIYGPPDRAPQPTRPPPTVPPPRFHPPSDPRKHDRHARPHRPPQGAKPFNPNSIPNICDGGFNTLAILRQELFVFKDQWFWRVRDNSVVPGYPMQINHFWKGLPPKIDAVYENSEGKFVFFKGNRFWVFKDTTLQPSYPQDISLFGSGMPTQSIETAVWWEDVAKTYFFKGDRYWRYNEDMRTMDPGYPKPINIWKGIPDSPQGAFVDKANGFTYFYKGKEYWKFNNQLLRVEPSYPRSILRDFMGCDGLPADPDWDWNPPVAEERHYDNGDVDVVIKLDSTGGTEKAVAIAIPCVLALCMMVLLYTVFQFRRKSTQRHILYCKRSMQEWV, from the exons ATGACCTTAGTATCCTCCAGTAAAAGAAAACCATCGGATTGCTTTTACGCGGCAGCATTCTGCTTGCATTTTTTGCTTTGGATTTCGTGTGCTGTGTCCGGAGAGGAGGATCATCAGTTCAGCGTTGAG GGATGGCTACAGAGGTATGGCTACCTTCCCCGCACAGAACCGGGAATGTCTGTCCTGCGCTCGGCCCAAACCATGCACTCAGCCATCGCTGCCATGCAGCGTGTCTATGGTCTCAATGTCACAGGGACACTGGATGAGAAAACCAAGGA TTGGATGCAAAAGCCTCGCTGTGGAGTTCCGGACAAATTTAAAAGTGCTTCGAGGTCACGGAAGCGGAGATATGCGCTGACAGGACAGAAGTGGCAGCGTACACACATCACCTACAG CATAAAAAATGTCACACCAAAGGTGGGCGCCCGGGAGACTCACGATGCCATCCGGCGGGCGTTTGACGTGTGGCAGGGTGTGACTCCCCTACGCTTTGAGGCCGTTCCATACAGCGCACTGGAGACTGGCAGGCGTGACGTGGACATCACCATCATTTTCGCTTCGGGTTTTCATGGTGACAGCTCACCCTTCGACGGGGAGGGGGGATTCCTCGCCCATGCCTATTTCCCGGGCCCAGGCATAGGAGGGGACACACACTTTGATTCAGATGAGCCCTGGACCCTGGggaacccaaaccatgatg GTAATGACCTGTTCTTGGTTGCGGTGCATGAGCTGGGCCACGCCCTCGGTCTGGAACACTCTAACGACCCCACCGCTATCATGGCTCCTTTCTACCAGTACATGGACACAGAGAACTTCAAACTACCTCATGATGACCTGCAGGGCATCCAGAAAATCTATG gTCCACCAGATAGAGCACCGCAGCCTACTAGGCCCCCACCCACGGTCCCTCCTCCTCGCTTCCACCCTCCTTCAGACCCCCGTAAGCATGACCGCCATGCCAGACCCCATCGCCCTCCACAGGGGGCCAAGCCCTTCAACCCCAACTCCATACCCAACATCTGTGATGGAGGCTTCAACACCCTGGCCATCCTCCGGCAGGAGCTTTTTGTTTTCAAG GACCAGTGGTTTTGGAGGGTACGAGACAACTCAGTAGTCCCTGGCTACCCCATGCAGATTAACCACTTCTGGAAAGGCTTGCCTCCCAAAATCGATGCTGTGTATGAAAATAGCGAAGGGAAGTTTGTCTTTTTCAAAG GAAACCGTTTCTGGGTCTTCAAGGACACAACTCTCCAGCCTTCGTACCCTCAGGACATCTCGCTGTTCGGGAGCGGCATGCCCACTCAGAGTATCGAGACAGCTGTCTGGTGGGAAGATGTCGCAAAAACCTACTTCTTCAAAGGAGACAG GTACTGGAGGTACAATGAGGACATGAGAACCATGGACCCAGGTTATCCCAAACCCATCAACATCTGGAAGGGCATCCCTGACTCTCCACAGGGGGCTTTTGTGGATAAGGCCAACG GCTTTACCTACTTTTACAAGGGAAAGGAGTACTGGAAGTTCAACAACCAGCTGCTTCGTGTGGAGCCTAGCTACCCAAGGTCCATCCTGAGGGATTTCATGGGCTGTGACGGTCTGCCTGCCGACCCCGACTGGGATTGGAACCCCCCGGTGGCGGAGGAACGCCACTACGACAATGGTGACGTGGACGTTGTCATCAAACTGGACAGCACGGGGGGCACAGAGAAAGCAGTGGCCATCGCTATCCCCTGTGTCCTGGCGCTTTGCATGATGGTCCTCCTCTACACCGTTTTCCAGTTCAGGAGGAAGAGCACACAGCGCCACATACTGTACTGCAAGCGCTCCATGCAGGAGTGGGTCTGA
- the mmp16b gene encoding matrix metalloproteinase-16 isoform X2, producing MTLVSSSKRKPSDCFYAAAFCLHFLLWISCAVSGEEDHQFSVEGWLQRYGYLPRTEPGMSVLRSAQTMHSAIAAMQRVYGLNVTGTLDEKTKDWMQKPRCGVPDKFKSASRSRKRRYALTGQKWQRTHITYSIKNVTPKVGARETHDAIRRAFDVWQGVTPLRFEAVPYSALETGRRDVDITIIFASGFHGDSSPFDGEGGFLAHAYFPGPGIGGDTHFDSDEPWTLGNPNHDGNDLFLVAVHELGHALGLEHSNDPTAIMAPFYQYMDTENFKLPHDDLQGIQKIYVPASVGVSRTTFCHDDTHTDSQGPPDRAPQPTRPPPTVPPPRFHPPSDPRKHDRHARPHRPPQGAKPFNPNSIPNICDGGFNTLAILRQELFVFKDQWFWRVRDNSVVPGYPMQINHFWKGLPPKIDAVYENSEGKFVFFKGNRFWVFKDTTLQPSYPQDISLFGSGMPTQSIETAVWWEDVAKTYFFKGDRYWRYNEDMRTMDPGYPKPINIWKGIPDSPQGAFVDKANGFTYFYKGKEYWKFNNQLLRVEPSYPRSILRDFMGCDGLPADPDWDWNPPVAEERHYDNGDVDVVIKLDSTGGTEKAVAIAIPCVLALCMMVLLYTVFQFRRKSTQRHILYCKRSMQEWV from the exons ATGACCTTAGTATCCTCCAGTAAAAGAAAACCATCGGATTGCTTTTACGCGGCAGCATTCTGCTTGCATTTTTTGCTTTGGATTTCGTGTGCTGTGTCCGGAGAGGAGGATCATCAGTTCAGCGTTGAG GGATGGCTACAGAGGTATGGCTACCTTCCCCGCACAGAACCGGGAATGTCTGTCCTGCGCTCGGCCCAAACCATGCACTCAGCCATCGCTGCCATGCAGCGTGTCTATGGTCTCAATGTCACAGGGACACTGGATGAGAAAACCAAGGA TTGGATGCAAAAGCCTCGCTGTGGAGTTCCGGACAAATTTAAAAGTGCTTCGAGGTCACGGAAGCGGAGATATGCGCTGACAGGACAGAAGTGGCAGCGTACACACATCACCTACAG CATAAAAAATGTCACACCAAAGGTGGGCGCCCGGGAGACTCACGATGCCATCCGGCGGGCGTTTGACGTGTGGCAGGGTGTGACTCCCCTACGCTTTGAGGCCGTTCCATACAGCGCACTGGAGACTGGCAGGCGTGACGTGGACATCACCATCATTTTCGCTTCGGGTTTTCATGGTGACAGCTCACCCTTCGACGGGGAGGGGGGATTCCTCGCCCATGCCTATTTCCCGGGCCCAGGCATAGGAGGGGACACACACTTTGATTCAGATGAGCCCTGGACCCTGGggaacccaaaccatgatg GTAATGACCTGTTCTTGGTTGCGGTGCATGAGCTGGGCCACGCCCTCGGTCTGGAACACTCTAACGACCCCACCGCTATCATGGCTCCTTTCTACCAGTACATGGACACAGAGAACTTCAAACTACCTCATGATGACCTGCAGGGCATCCAGAAAATCTATG TTCCCGCTTCAGTAGGTGTCTCCAGGACAACATTTTgccatgatgacacacacacagactcacaag gTCCACCAGATAGAGCACCGCAGCCTACTAGGCCCCCACCCACGGTCCCTCCTCCTCGCTTCCACCCTCCTTCAGACCCCCGTAAGCATGACCGCCATGCCAGACCCCATCGCCCTCCACAGGGGGCCAAGCCCTTCAACCCCAACTCCATACCCAACATCTGTGATGGAGGCTTCAACACCCTGGCCATCCTCCGGCAGGAGCTTTTTGTTTTCAAG GACCAGTGGTTTTGGAGGGTACGAGACAACTCAGTAGTCCCTGGCTACCCCATGCAGATTAACCACTTCTGGAAAGGCTTGCCTCCCAAAATCGATGCTGTGTATGAAAATAGCGAAGGGAAGTTTGTCTTTTTCAAAG GAAACCGTTTCTGGGTCTTCAAGGACACAACTCTCCAGCCTTCGTACCCTCAGGACATCTCGCTGTTCGGGAGCGGCATGCCCACTCAGAGTATCGAGACAGCTGTCTGGTGGGAAGATGTCGCAAAAACCTACTTCTTCAAAGGAGACAG GTACTGGAGGTACAATGAGGACATGAGAACCATGGACCCAGGTTATCCCAAACCCATCAACATCTGGAAGGGCATCCCTGACTCTCCACAGGGGGCTTTTGTGGATAAGGCCAACG GCTTTACCTACTTTTACAAGGGAAAGGAGTACTGGAAGTTCAACAACCAGCTGCTTCGTGTGGAGCCTAGCTACCCAAGGTCCATCCTGAGGGATTTCATGGGCTGTGACGGTCTGCCTGCCGACCCCGACTGGGATTGGAACCCCCCGGTGGCGGAGGAACGCCACTACGACAATGGTGACGTGGACGTTGTCATCAAACTGGACAGCACGGGGGGCACAGAGAAAGCAGTGGCCATCGCTATCCCCTGTGTCCTGGCGCTTTGCATGATGGTCCTCCTCTACACCGTTTTCCAGTTCAGGAGGAAGAGCACACAGCGCCACATACTGTACTGCAAGCGCTCCATGCAGGAGTGGGTCTGA
- the mmp16b gene encoding matrix metalloproteinase-16 isoform X1: protein MTLVSSSKRKPSDCFYAAAFCLHFLLWISCAVSGEEDHQFSVEGWLQRYGYLPRTEPGMSVLRSAQTMHSAIAAMQRVYGLNVTGTLDEKTKDDITLSWMQKPRCGVPDKFKSASRSRKRRYALTGQKWQRTHITYSIKNVTPKVGARETHDAIRRAFDVWQGVTPLRFEAVPYSALETGRRDVDITIIFASGFHGDSSPFDGEGGFLAHAYFPGPGIGGDTHFDSDEPWTLGNPNHDGNDLFLVAVHELGHALGLEHSNDPTAIMAPFYQYMDTENFKLPHDDLQGIQKIYVPASVGVSRTTFCHDDTHTDSQGPPDRAPQPTRPPPTVPPPRFHPPSDPRKHDRHARPHRPPQGAKPFNPNSIPNICDGGFNTLAILRQELFVFKDQWFWRVRDNSVVPGYPMQINHFWKGLPPKIDAVYENSEGKFVFFKGNRFWVFKDTTLQPSYPQDISLFGSGMPTQSIETAVWWEDVAKTYFFKGDRYWRYNEDMRTMDPGYPKPINIWKGIPDSPQGAFVDKANGFTYFYKGKEYWKFNNQLLRVEPSYPRSILRDFMGCDGLPADPDWDWNPPVAEERHYDNGDVDVVIKLDSTGGTEKAVAIAIPCVLALCMMVLLYTVFQFRRKSTQRHILYCKRSMQEWV, encoded by the exons ATGACCTTAGTATCCTCCAGTAAAAGAAAACCATCGGATTGCTTTTACGCGGCAGCATTCTGCTTGCATTTTTTGCTTTGGATTTCGTGTGCTGTGTCCGGAGAGGAGGATCATCAGTTCAGCGTTGAG GGATGGCTACAGAGGTATGGCTACCTTCCCCGCACAGAACCGGGAATGTCTGTCCTGCGCTCGGCCCAAACCATGCACTCAGCCATCGCTGCCATGCAGCGTGTCTATGGTCTCAATGTCACAGGGACACTGGATGAGAAAACCAAGGA TGATATCACGCTGAG TTGGATGCAAAAGCCTCGCTGTGGAGTTCCGGACAAATTTAAAAGTGCTTCGAGGTCACGGAAGCGGAGATATGCGCTGACAGGACAGAAGTGGCAGCGTACACACATCACCTACAG CATAAAAAATGTCACACCAAAGGTGGGCGCCCGGGAGACTCACGATGCCATCCGGCGGGCGTTTGACGTGTGGCAGGGTGTGACTCCCCTACGCTTTGAGGCCGTTCCATACAGCGCACTGGAGACTGGCAGGCGTGACGTGGACATCACCATCATTTTCGCTTCGGGTTTTCATGGTGACAGCTCACCCTTCGACGGGGAGGGGGGATTCCTCGCCCATGCCTATTTCCCGGGCCCAGGCATAGGAGGGGACACACACTTTGATTCAGATGAGCCCTGGACCCTGGggaacccaaaccatgatg GTAATGACCTGTTCTTGGTTGCGGTGCATGAGCTGGGCCACGCCCTCGGTCTGGAACACTCTAACGACCCCACCGCTATCATGGCTCCTTTCTACCAGTACATGGACACAGAGAACTTCAAACTACCTCATGATGACCTGCAGGGCATCCAGAAAATCTATG TTCCCGCTTCAGTAGGTGTCTCCAGGACAACATTTTgccatgatgacacacacacagactcacaag gTCCACCAGATAGAGCACCGCAGCCTACTAGGCCCCCACCCACGGTCCCTCCTCCTCGCTTCCACCCTCCTTCAGACCCCCGTAAGCATGACCGCCATGCCAGACCCCATCGCCCTCCACAGGGGGCCAAGCCCTTCAACCCCAACTCCATACCCAACATCTGTGATGGAGGCTTCAACACCCTGGCCATCCTCCGGCAGGAGCTTTTTGTTTTCAAG GACCAGTGGTTTTGGAGGGTACGAGACAACTCAGTAGTCCCTGGCTACCCCATGCAGATTAACCACTTCTGGAAAGGCTTGCCTCCCAAAATCGATGCTGTGTATGAAAATAGCGAAGGGAAGTTTGTCTTTTTCAAAG GAAACCGTTTCTGGGTCTTCAAGGACACAACTCTCCAGCCTTCGTACCCTCAGGACATCTCGCTGTTCGGGAGCGGCATGCCCACTCAGAGTATCGAGACAGCTGTCTGGTGGGAAGATGTCGCAAAAACCTACTTCTTCAAAGGAGACAG GTACTGGAGGTACAATGAGGACATGAGAACCATGGACCCAGGTTATCCCAAACCCATCAACATCTGGAAGGGCATCCCTGACTCTCCACAGGGGGCTTTTGTGGATAAGGCCAACG GCTTTACCTACTTTTACAAGGGAAAGGAGTACTGGAAGTTCAACAACCAGCTGCTTCGTGTGGAGCCTAGCTACCCAAGGTCCATCCTGAGGGATTTCATGGGCTGTGACGGTCTGCCTGCCGACCCCGACTGGGATTGGAACCCCCCGGTGGCGGAGGAACGCCACTACGACAATGGTGACGTGGACGTTGTCATCAAACTGGACAGCACGGGGGGCACAGAGAAAGCAGTGGCCATCGCTATCCCCTGTGTCCTGGCGCTTTGCATGATGGTCCTCCTCTACACCGTTTTCCAGTTCAGGAGGAAGAGCACACAGCGCCACATACTGTACTGCAAGCGCTCCATGCAGGAGTGGGTCTGA